The bacterium genome includes a window with the following:
- a CDS encoding LysM domain-containing protein, producing MRNNTLRRSNVSKERAMALDELLPKKSTNYDSSPGVYVRSEHDRELDVLWQGFKVNHREDRSPGFYLGAGFITGAICTILVVLVINIGVPSKDNLSDLNLWKKANIKPTVNVVPSTQAGTVISDKTTEYKVKSGDTLGAIAYKFYGTDSPDKIKKIQILNKMKTPDDLQIDQNLVIPMED from the coding sequence ATGAGAAACAACACATTACGTAGGTCTAACGTGTCAAAAGAAAGGGCTATGGCATTGGACGAACTTTTACCAAAGAAATCAACAAACTATGATTCTTCACCGGGTGTTTATGTAAGATCAGAACACGACCGAGAGCTGGATGTTTTATGGCAAGGCTTCAAAGTAAATCATCGGGAAGACAGATCTCCCGGGTTTTATTTAGGTGCAGGTTTTATTACAGGAGCTATTTGCACAATATTAGTGGTTTTAGTTATTAATATAGGTGTTCCTTCAAAAGATAATCTTTCTGATTTAAATCTCTGGAAAAAAGCTAATATAAAACCAACTGTTAATGTTGTGCCTTCAACTCAGGCAGGAACAGTTATTTCTGATAAAACAACAGAATATAAAGTTAAAAGTGGCGATACACTTGGCGCGATTGCTTATAAATTTTACGGAACAGATAGTCCCGATAAAATTAAAAAAATTCAAATATTAAATAAAATGAAAACTCCTGATGATCTTCAAATTGATCAGAATTTAGTTATTCCGATGGAAGATTAA
- a CDS encoding peptidylprolyl isomerase: protein MKKLWIFTLILIISIFCYSNNFKVYAKESRNKEVQMNKEFTQVRASHLLVKTKEEADKIREEILAGKDFSEAAREVSLCPSGKQGGDLGYFGRGQMVPEFDTAAFSLPVGVVSEPIKTQFGWHLLVVTGQK, encoded by the coding sequence ATGAAAAAATTATGGATATTTACACTTATTTTAATTATAAGTATTTTTTGTTATAGTAATAACTTCAAAGTTTATGCAAAAGAATCCAGAAATAAAGAGGTACAAATGAATAAAGAATTTACACAAGTAAGAGCAAGTCACTTGCTTGTAAAAACAAAAGAAGAAGCTGATAAAATCAGAGAAGAAATTTTAGCAGGAAAAGATTTTTCCGAAGCGGCCAGAGAAGTATCATTATGTCCTTCAGGAAAACAGGGCGGAGACCTTGGATATTTTGGAAGAGGACAAATGGTTCCCGAATTTGATACAGCAGCTTTTAGCCTTCCTGTAGGAGTAGTTTCAGAGCCTATAAAAACACAATTCGGCTGGCATCTACTAGTGGTAACGGGTCAAAAATAG
- a CDS encoding dihydropteroate synthase: MKLIGENIHIISKKTREAIENRDTAYILDMAKRQASAGVDWIDLNIGPARKGWAGTMEWLASSILKEIPDVKLSFDSTNSAELEAGLKLVSNPQDCIINSASGDPDRLENMTKLAAEYGSNLIALTLSNETGIPKDPDGRLEIASVILDKTAELGIDNTKILLDPLVLPVNVDQSQVMAALDSIRVFKESFDPQVMTTIGLSNVSNGSPKEMRPLINRIFAVMAMGCDLDSAIVDAFDVELIRVVRMVSAQSPQKESDNLLINLHNLMQEFGELEDISYNKNNPEEVAIYKTAEILFNKNIYAHNYLEC; this comes from the coding sequence ATGAAATTAATCGGCGAAAATATACATATAATCTCTAAAAAAACCAGAGAAGCAATAGAAAATAGGGATACTGCCTATATTTTGGATATGGCAAAAAGACAGGCATCGGCAGGAGTCGATTGGATAGACTTAAATATCGGTCCTGCGCGAAAAGGCTGGGCTGGAACAATGGAATGGCTTGCATCTTCTATTCTTAAAGAAATTCCTGACGTAAAATTATCTTTTGATTCGACAAATTCCGCTGAGCTTGAAGCAGGGCTTAAACTGGTTTCTAATCCGCAGGATTGTATTATAAACAGTGCAAGCGGTGATCCGGACAGACTGGAGAACATGACAAAACTTGCCGCTGAATATGGAAGTAACCTTATTGCGCTGACTTTGAGCAATGAAACAGGCATTCCTAAAGACCCTGACGGAAGGCTGGAAATAGCTTCAGTTATTCTTGATAAAACAGCGGAGCTGGGAATTGATAACACAAAAATTTTACTGGATCCGCTTGTTTTACCTGTTAATGTCGACCAATCTCAAGTAATGGCCGCGCTTGATTCCATAAGAGTTTTTAAAGAATCATTTGATCCTCAAGTAATGACGACTATAGGACTTTCCAATGTGTCAAACGGTAGCCCGAAAGAAATGCGCCCGTTAATTAACAGGATTTTTGCAGTTATGGCAATGGGCTGTGATCTTGATTCCGCCATTGTTGATGCTTTTGATGTTGAACTAATAAGAGTTGTCAGAATGGTTTCCGCTCAAAGTCCACAAAAAGAATCCGATAATCTTTTAATCAATCTTCATAACTTGATGCAGGAATTTGGCGAGCTTGAAGATATTTCTTACAACAAAAATAATCCTGAAGAAGTTGCTATTTATAAAACAGCAGAAATTTTATTCAACAAAAATATTTATGCGCATAATTATCTGGAGTGTTAA
- the folD gene encoding bifunctional methylenetetrahydrofolate dehydrogenase/methenyltetrahydrofolate cyclohydrolase FolD, translating to MAILIKGKDLSAKIVEKIRQEVLSYEKKPTLVVIIVGNNPASQVYVSKKKHTAELAGFNSRVIELEESISQEDLEKQIEILNQDKNVNGILVQLPLPKHINTYHIIEKILPEKDVDGFHPVNIGKLAIGLNPYAVSCTPFGIIKLLEKYNIEIEGKHAVIIGRSNIVGKPLSYLLLNKSATVTVCHSKTKNLPEISSQADILIAAVGIPKFVKADWVKEGAAVIDVGINRTEEGKLVGDVDFEEVEKKAGYITPVPGGVGPMTIAMLLSNTLELFKLQ from the coding sequence ATGGCAATTTTAATTAAAGGCAAGGATTTATCCGCAAAGATTGTTGAAAAAATAAGACAAGAAGTTTTAAGTTATGAGAAAAAACCTACTCTTGTTGTTATAATTGTCGGTAATAACCCTGCAAGTCAGGTCTATGTTTCTAAAAAAAAGCATACGGCAGAGTTGGCAGGTTTTAATTCAAGAGTTATCGAGTTAGAAGAATCAATAAGTCAGGAAGACCTCGAAAAACAAATTGAAATTCTCAATCAGGACAAAAATGTTAACGGAATTTTAGTGCAGCTTCCATTGCCAAAACATATTAATACTTATCATATTATTGAAAAGATACTCCCTGAAAAAGATGTGGATGGTTTTCATCCTGTAAATATCGGCAAGCTTGCAATAGGCTTAAACCCTTATGCTGTTTCCTGTACCCCTTTCGGGATAATAAAACTTCTTGAAAAATATAATATTGAAATAGAAGGAAAACACGCAGTTATAATCGGACGGTCAAATATTGTCGGCAAACCCCTTTCTTATTTGCTTTTGAATAAAAGTGCAACTGTAACTGTATGTCACAGCAAAACAAAAAACCTTCCCGAAATTTCTTCGCAGGCGGATATACTTATTGCAGCGGTGGGAATTCCAAAATTTGTTAAAGCTGATTGGGTAAAAGAAGGAGCGGCAGTCATAGATGTGGGAATTAACAGAACCGAAGAAGGAAAATTAGTCGGAGATGTCGATTTTGAAGAAGTCGAAAAAAAAGCCGGCTATATCACGCCTGTTCCCGGAGGAGTCGGTCCTATGACTATAGCCATGCTTCTTTCTAATACTTTAGAGCTGTTTAAATTGCAGTAG
- a CDS encoding AAA family ATPase, producing MTVTIAVTGKSGSGKTAFTHSLFTALRNEYHEKSVLLVDNTLGCDLASIFGLEVNNTIHSIRTGQYVYSSPIHEGIKKSELIEWMLHEIIINLSGDADLLVSGPVFTEECTCVIARYIKDAMKKLIKSYDIVIIDCEYDLSYVNQLVNYYPDVTIVLAEPTVTSVHSAIKIRESSMKYASPGQIGVVLNKVKDSRIPEDIKAIMMEYDFDILGVLPYAEELETEDITHSSDSLGHSAQELIFRLNLPFWGN from the coding sequence ATGACAGTAACTATTGCAGTAACAGGTAAAAGCGGCAGCGGAAAAACAGCATTTACACATTCACTTTTTACAGCTTTGCGTAATGAATACCACGAAAAATCAGTATTACTTGTAGATAATACCCTTGGATGCGATCTTGCAAGTATTTTTGGTCTGGAAGTAAATAACACAATTCATTCTATAAGGACAGGGCAGTACGTTTATTCTTCTCCTATTCACGAAGGAATCAAAAAAAGTGAACTCATAGAATGGATGCTGCATGAAATCATAATAAATCTTTCAGGAGATGCAGACTTGCTTGTTTCAGGTCCTGTTTTTACTGAAGAATGTACATGCGTTATAGCTCGATACATAAAAGACGCAATGAAGAAGCTTATTAAAAGCTATGATATTGTAATTATCGACTGTGAATATGACTTGAGTTACGTAAACCAGCTTGTAAATTATTATCCTGATGTAACCATTGTATTAGCCGAACCGACGGTTACTTCTGTTCATTCAGCGATAAAAATAAGAGAATCATCCATGAAATATGCTTCTCCCGGTCAAATAGGCGTTGTCTTGAACAAAGTAAAAGATTCTCGCATTCCTGAAGATATTAAGGCAATTATGATGGAATATGACTTTGATATCCTCGGTGTTTTGCCTTATGCGGAAGAACTGGAAACTGAAGATATAACACACAGTTCTGACTCACTCGGACATTCGGCGCAGGAGTTGATTTTTAGGCTAAATTTGCCCTTCTGGGGTAATTAA